In one Mycobacterium sp. NBC_00419 genomic region, the following are encoded:
- a CDS encoding DUF58 domain-containing protein yields the protein MSESETVHPPSFQRGEIGDAKLSAALRTLELTIKRKLDGVLHGDHLGLIPGPGSEPGDSRMYQPGDDVRRMDWSVTARTQVPHVRQMIADRELETWLVVDMSASLDFGTAGCEKRDLAVAAAAAITYLNSGGGNRLGAIIANGDQITRVPALSGRNHEQTMLRTIATMPKAPPGVRGDLSAAIDALRRPERRRGMAVVISDFLGPITWMRPLRAIAARHEVLGIEVLDPRDVELPDVGDVILQDTESGVTREFTIDEQLRDDFARAATAHRDEVARTFRRCGAPMMTLRTDRDWIADIVRFVASRRRGAMAGRQ from the coding sequence GTGAGCGAGTCCGAGACCGTCCACCCGCCGTCGTTCCAGCGCGGTGAGATCGGTGACGCCAAGCTGTCGGCCGCACTGCGCACCCTCGAGCTGACTATCAAGCGCAAACTCGACGGGGTCCTTCACGGTGACCATCTGGGCCTGATTCCCGGGCCCGGGTCCGAACCCGGGGATTCGCGCATGTACCAACCGGGCGACGACGTGCGCCGGATGGACTGGTCGGTCACCGCGCGCACGCAGGTGCCGCACGTCCGGCAGATGATCGCCGACCGTGAGCTGGAGACGTGGCTGGTGGTCGACATGTCGGCCAGCCTCGACTTCGGCACCGCCGGCTGCGAGAAGCGCGATCTGGCGGTGGCCGCCGCGGCGGCGATCACCTACCTCAACAGCGGCGGCGGCAACCGACTCGGCGCGATCATCGCCAACGGCGACCAGATCACCCGCGTCCCGGCCCTGTCCGGCCGCAACCACGAGCAGACGATGCTGCGGACCATCGCCACCATGCCGAAGGCGCCGCCCGGAGTGCGCGGAGATTTGTCCGCCGCCATCGATGCGCTGCGCCGGCCCGAGCGCCGCCGCGGCATGGCCGTCGTGATCAGTGACTTCCTTGGCCCGATCACCTGGATGCGTCCGCTGCGCGCGATCGCCGCCCGCCACGAAGTCCTCGGCATCGAGGTGCTCGACCCCCGCGACGTGGAGCTGCCCGACGTGGGCGACGTCATCCTGCAGGACACCGAGTCCGGGGTCACCCGCGAATTCACCATCGACGAGCAGCTGCGCGACGACTTCGCCCGCGCTGCCACGGCGCACCGTGATGAGGTGGCGCGCACCTTCCGCCGCTGCGGCGCGCCGATGATGACCCTGCGCACCGACCGCGA